AAGAACGAACTCTTAAGATTTCTTTGTTGAAAATTCATTGTAATGGTTCCAGTTTCATCTAATTTTTTTAGAGCATCATTTCCAAACCAAAAATTATATTTCCAACTATCTTTTTGAAAAAGAGATAATTTTAGTTGGTTATTAAATTCAAAATTGTCTTTTAAAATTGGAATATTACCAACTAGAATATCTGGAGGTAAGTTATAATTATTACCGTTTTTTATAGAGTTTTCAATTTTATTAAGTTCTGAATTTTCTTTATAGAAATAATATTTTTTTCCAAAATTTTCTGTTAAAATGAAAAAAAGAATAAAACTTATTAATAAAGTAAGATTTATAATAATAAATGATTTTCTTTTTAACTTCATTTTTCACTCACCAGCGAGTAGCCAATCCCTCTTTTGTTTTTGAGATTTTCAAGTTGAAGTTTTTTTCTTAAATTTGTTATATGAGTATCAACTGTTCGAAAATCTCCATCAAAATCAAAGCCCCAGATGTATTCGATTAACTGTTCTCTTGAGAAATATCTATCTTTATTTTCACCTAAGTATAGTAGTAATTCGTACTCTTTTGGAGATAGATTAATAGGAGAGTTATTATTGAAAACTTGCTTTTTAGATAAATCTAAATACGAATTTTCATCAATTTTTACTTGATGTTTTTCTTTTCTACTTAAAAGAGATTTTATTCTTAAAAGTAAAATTTTAGGATTAAATGGTTTTCTCATGTAATCATCAGCACCACTATTGAAACCTGTAATTTCATCTAAGTCATGACTTTTAGCAGTAAGCATAATAATAGGAGTGCTTGGATTAGCTAATTTTAACTCTTTACATAAATCAATTCCAGAGA
Above is a genomic segment from Cetobacterium somerae ATCC BAA-474 containing:
- a CDS encoding response regulator transcription factor: MKILIIEDNKAIAEMLKNFFDSENWETSIFHEGYDALENFYLIKPDLVILDWMLPTISGIDLCKELKLANPSTPIIMLTAKSHDLDEITGFNSGADDYMRKPFNPKILLLRIKSLLSRKEKHQVKIDENSYLDLSKKQVFNNNSPINLSPKEYELLLYLGENKDRYFSREQLIEYIWGFDFDGDFRTVDTHITNLRKKLQLENLKNKRGIGYSLVSEK